The Carassius carassius chromosome 32, fCarCar2.1, whole genome shotgun sequence DNA window TTAGCTGCAGTGATGCTGCGGAGGAATTAACCTGTATTCAACAGCGGATCAGCAAACAGAATAACAAGGCAGCTTACAGAAGACGACAATGGACAGTGATAAAACCGCAGCGCAGACTTTGGGATGAGCGATTGAACGTTTATAGAAAAAAACGACATGAAGacggaagcacatgggtagcgatattcaatttggaatgtaatatgcaaaatgacaatgcaatatgtaaaatggcaatgcatttctgtatttacattttcattttccaatacatttgtgcaacgtttggtgcaaaatgaaaatgaaaattaaattacatcattttcatttgccattttatacaccagttttaatatgtaaaaagaaaactaattttaatgctttataagtagcaaaattaaaatgtattacagaaattattagatatgtataacatgttcaagcaaaaactgtggcaaaattatcatttaaatgctatttttcttaaatgcattaacactcagtcaagacacttacgattgcattttcattcagtgtcccgcaatgaatgtagcaaaattcaatgtgcacattgaaaatgcattccgagccgatcacgtgtccgccccctctcgccttgtcaatcactgcgtgaacaaggcggggcttgcagaaggtcaagagactcaaatctcaagaagaggattcaagtgagagaacatggacaagaccgttggtccgtgtaccttttgatcatttcggtttatggcttcaatatttcattcgcacttgtgggcggggctgaaacgctgctttcatctgattggtcgaatcgctccacagGAGCAGgaagcttggtgagaaggagacaactgttggtgcGATTATTCAGAAATGGTAGAAATACAGAATAGGCATCAATTGACCTCGGTCTGGAGCTCTGTTCAAGATCTCACCTCTCGGGGAAAGGATGATCATAAGAAAGGTGCGGGATCAGTCCTGAACTACACAGGAGGAGCTTGTTACtgatcttaaggcagttgggacACAGTCACTAagcaaaacattggtaacacactaTGGACTGAAATTCCCctgctcaagaaggcacatgtacAGACCCGTTTAAAGTTTGCCAGTGAACAGctaaatgattcagagaaggcttgggagaaaatgctgtggtcagatgagaccaaaattgagctctttggcattaactcgactcgccgtgtttggagggagagaaatgctgactatgaccccaagaacaccatccctacagtcgagcacggaggtggaaacattgtgctttggggctgtttttctgctaagggtacaggacGACTTCACAGCATTGAGGGGCAAATGAGGACGGGGCCATGTACTGTAAAGTCTTGGACGAGAACCTCCTTGAGAGTGTCCcagccagtctccagacctcagtcctatagaaaatctgtggagggagcaGAAACTTCGAGTTGCCAAACGACAGCCAAGAAATAAAGGATTAGTAGAGAATCTGTAGAGGAATggatcaaaatccctcctgagatgtgtgcaaacctggtgaccaactaaaaaaaaagttttacctcTGCGCTTGCCAACAAGGATTTCTGCACGAAGTACTAAGTCGTGTTTTGCCTGGGGATCAAATACATATTTCACTCACTTAAATGCacatcaatttctaacctttatataatgttgtTTGGTTTTTATATAATGTTCTAAAATTTTgtttggttggtattctgtctATCTGTTAAAACAAatctaccataaaaattacagacccatttctTTGTAAGTAGACAAACTAACAAAATCAGCTGGGGatcaaatattttccccactgtatctttctgtctgtctgtctttttgttgcaaaatgtgaaatatatttgatataacaCTCAAATAGTAACCAAAATTATATGGCCTATACCTCcagtatgtaatatatttattcagcCAAAGCCTCAGAATGCCATCACCATCGCCGTGTCCTCCCGTGCTCTCTTCAATATGGATCGAGAGCAGGACATTTATGAGCAGCAGGGAATGGAGGATTACCTGAAATATCAGATCCAACATGAGATCGAGCCATTTGCACCCGGACCTGCATTGCCCTTCATTAAGGTCAAACCTGTTCTATTGTATTCACACACATCAGTAATTAGCAATGATATCATTAATAcgaataataattagaaaaagtTTACAAACATCTCAACTTAAGGgaagaaaatattaatttctgtcATCCAGTTATCCAAGCTATGGATATAGAGGGAAATGTTCTTTTTCTGTGTTGTGTAGGCAGTGGAGGCAGTGAACACTCGACTCAGGGAGCTTTATCCAGACAGTGAAGAGCTCTTTGATGTGGTTCTGATGACCAGCAATCATGCTCATGTGGGACTTCGGCTCATAAATTCAATTAACCATTACCGTAAGTCAAAATATATCAGTATTTATCATCTAATTAGTCTTAATgcagatttctttctttctggtaAAAATGTGTATTAAGATACAGCATATCTGACAAAATCATTAATGGAATGTAGAGtaagggtttatatatataacaatggcACAATGGGGTGTAATTCTACTGGGTACAATAatggtatttatatatttatttatatatatatacacatgcgtcgcttttgccgctgtcagtaacaactcaacgtggccggagagagtgtgtgaaacacgcataatCGGCTCGGTAATaattcaaatacagtgaacaacacttaatatactctcctggcttcagactctgagtactactacaacaacacggtcagaatcagattaCTCACTGACTGACACGTCCCCACCAAGCCTGAATGATATCtttgcaggtcagacgcaagctaatgaagtaatgcagtagctctttcaggtagggtgaccagacgtcccgaaaaatttgggacagtcccgaaatctaaactgttgtcccgaatctggCTCTAATTGTCCCGaaagttattgtctgataaacattaaaaactgtctgcagaggttgagtcgtcctgcaaccagcccccgccggctgctcatcaGCAGCAGCaacttttttctaagttctaaagaaaaaacgtaagtggctaggcacgaatttagatattcatttatctaattaatctatatgcacaaagataatacgacctttttgtcccctttttgttttaaagcttgatgaagagagcgcaagttgctgcagctgcgaggaggacagtgatgctcgctgcactgtgtacaaaaaataagtttaagctcattagcattagcgttacagaaaggtctgatttacgcacttttacaacagtcattgtttttttttctttttacaatgacatttgagttcatgattttaatgttgttgtttcttgtggcagactaaagagtaatgacagacggttgatctttgaataaaaatatgtttaattaaggtttgaaattcattatcttttattataggctacgaagtctaatatcataagccccccatcccaagtgtgtacgtctgcagactgcaagacgggggcgtaacttgaagtaggaggcgtaacttgaagttgtccaaatcacacagaacatgctATAATACAgcaccggcacctcttttgggccacttaaagcactggtttAGAGACAGGAAACAGTTTGTAAAGTTGGGGGAATATTCATCTTTGTGCTTGAGCATTGCTTGTGGCATCCCCCAGGGGTCAGTACTGGGTCCAAAGTTATTTCTGCTTTATATAAATGATATCACCAAAGTATAAAAATGTGTAGAATTGAATTTGAAAGAGATATTGCAGACCATCACTTCAGAAATTACTAAATGAAAAATGTGGTTTtgatataattttcattatacattaataaaactaaatttatgtTATTTGGGAATTGTAAACAAATACACAAGTCCAAATACAGATAGATGAAGTGGATGTATAAATAATTCACTAATTGAGTTCATTGTAGTTATTAAAAGATATTATAAGATACTAtcctgtgttgttgtttttttaattttatttccagAGCTATTTATAGAGCGCTTTTGTATGACTGGTGGCAACAGTCTTATTGGGTATCTGAAAGCCTACCATGCCAACCTTTATCTGTCAGCTGATTCAATGAAAGTTAGAGAAGCCATTGAAGAAGGTGAGTGAAGTGGTTTGGggaattaattaacttttaatgtTAGAATCATAAATATACAAATTTTGATTCAATATGAAATTCTTTTCTTATTAGGAATTGCAGCAGCAACAGTATTCTCACCTGGAAAAATCACAGAGTTGTCGGAGACTCAGCTGCGAGTGGCCTTCGATGGAGATGCCGTTCTCTTTTCAGATGAGTCAGAGATAATCTACAAAGCCCACGGACTGGACAAGTTCTATGAGCATGAGAAAGCCCATGAAAATAAACCTCTTGATCATGTATGTTCAACAATATACTGTGTTTAAACTCCACTGATGATGTGAATGATTGCTGTAAAACATCTACTGACACTTTTTCACAAGAAAACAGATATTATACATTTGACAACAGTGAATTATTATCTTACTATTTTTCATAGGGACCACTTAAGGGGTTCTTGGAAGCTCTAGGGAAGCTGCAGCAAAAATTCTATGCCAAAGGTCAGCGCCTGGACTGTCCCATCCGCACCTATTTGGTTACAGCTCGCAGTGCAGCCAGTTCAGGCACCCGGGCCCTCAAGACGTTACGCTCCTGGGGTCTGGAGACAGATGAGGCCCTCTTCCTAGCAGGAGCCCCTAAAGGCCCCATGCTGGAAAAGATCAGACCTCATATCTTCTTTGACGATCAAATGTTCCACGTGAAGGGAGCGGCAGAACTTGGGACTGTGGCGGCTCATGTTCCCTATGGAATTGCCCAGAAGAGTCAATCAAAGACAGCGAGGGATGTAAAAAAAGACATGCCAGAGTGAATACTGCTCTCCTCATCCTGAGTGTGAAAGTTTATATAAGGTTTTAAAGGGatgtttcaccccaaaatttaaaatctctcatcatttactcctaGATTTACACATCCAACCTgtgtgagtttatttcttctgttcagCCCAGAAGATATTCAGAAGaaatgttagtaaccaaacagctgatggtagccattgactttcatagtatggaaaaaataaaagtactatggaagtcagtggctaccagccATTTTTGAGTTTTTTTGTAATTGGTTGGTTTccaaaagtaattaaataaagtgttaaaataaccAGTGTTGCTTTTCCAGCTTCCAAACATAGGCCAGTTTGTTAGTGGCAGACCCTTTGCACTGAACATCAtagttttgaagttgtttactACATTATATCaagccataaaaaaagaaaactaggcaATAGTTGGTATTATACTGTTGAGTTAAATTGTTACACTTTCTGTTCTAATGTAATagcaaatgttatttattttattatgccaGAGTCTAGCTAAAGCTAAAATGCACCAAATGCGTGTTGGATATCATAAATATAGCCTTTAGCCATGCACATTTTCAGCTTTTATATTATAATGGTCTGGTTTTGAATCACCATCTCTGTTCTTGTTTACTGTAAAGGGCTTTTTTACACTCTGTATTGAAACCTTTATGTGTGTTAAGACCTACATCAGTTCTTCAGTGTTTAAATCCATCAGtgttacacatttacacattggTTCATGTGTTTGTGAAATCCTGTGTGTTACTCAGGGCATGCTTAAGTCAGTGTTTTGCACTAATCACCATATTAAACAGTGAATAaacagtatctctctctctctctctctctctctctctctctctctctctctctcatttgagTGCAAAATATTGAAGTAGTAGGCTAAGTAACAGACTTTCCCAGCTATCTGAAATGGAGCAGATTGGACAGTGAGAGAAAGTAATCCAGCTTTGATAGTTTTGCTATGTTGCTTGAGTAAACTAAGCAAAAGAAATGACCCTGTGGCGAAATGACAGAAATATCACTATTTCTTAACTTCTTCAAATAACCCCTAACGTCAAAttaccattgtgtgtgtgtgtgtgtgtgtgtgtgtgtgtgtgtgtgtgaactacaTTTACCATAGTGACGCTGAGGTCCTGTCGCCCGTTTTAAGGGCGGGACTTCAGAAATGTCGTCGTCATTTCAGAAACTGTTGGACCTTTAACTGGCGTCGAGCTCGTTAATGTGTCACTCAAGTTAAATAGTTCGCTTAACTTCTGCATCGTGCTCAGTTTAGTTCATGTTTACAGAATGTTTGTAAATGATAGAAACAGCACGGTAACAGTGAATCGTTTCAGTCTTTGTTTAGGAATGTGACTAATCACATGATTAGTGTCATATGACATTGACTAGCCCACGAAAGAGGGAATGAGAGCAGAAATCTTCAACAGTTCACAATAATACACTAAGGATGTCGTCTGTCGTGATGAGttcagatggatagacagatgtgGTAAACCGCTGGATCATGGAGCGATTGGGAGTTTGGTCTGTTCTCGCCACCGCTTGTGTTTTGGGTGAGTTTCCGATTCACAGCAGATTAACAGATAAATGTGACTTGACGCAATGTCAAaacgcattttaatatttaacttttatcgttgaactgatattttaaaatacatcaaaatgtcatgatcGTGAAGAAAAAAAGTTAAGGTTTCACCTTTTGAACGGCAGCAACATTTCGCTTCGTGAATGAAccatgtactgtacatatgtgtgtgtttatatatatatatatatatatacactgatttTTAAAAACACCTAAACACAGTTTATCATATGTAGTCATATGTATGTATAATTGTGTTCAGGTGTTTTTAAAAATCAGTATCCACAATGCAAGtaagtatttgtttgtttgttgtttttcaataCAGAGACACATTTATTACATCGTTGAGATATTTTACCAACAACATTCCTCCTGATTACTAAGACAGGCCAAAACCTGCAAATCTTTAGATCAAAATCAACAGCACAATATAGCTCTGCTGTTTAGTAAACATAGAGTAGTTGGGTTATTGGCATGTCATACAGTGACAGCAGTGTTCTGTAGACGTTTTTATGTTTATGAActctgattcattcatttgtcaaACTACTACTTTATTAACAAGGCAGTAAGAGTAGCTAAACTATTTTCTTAAAAAGCCGTAAAAGCTTGGAGGAGAACAAACAGACACATGGTTTCTAGGTCCCTCACTTGTTCTTAGTATTTCTGGAGTGAAATCGAGTCATATGACCGTCTCCTCAGAACACTTGTATTTCTTCAGCGAGGAGCTTGTGTCGATGTGGGTGACCGGCCTCATGGCTAATGTGATTACATTCACAATAAGGACTCTGTTTGACTTTCTGCTGATTGTTAACATCCATGCGGTGCCATTTACAGTATACACCAACAgacaataaacacacatacacaatcgaAGGAATGGGAGTATGATTCATGCGATGCTATTACAGTAGACCTTTTTAACAAAACACTCCAAAACCTTTAGCAGTATGTAGGCAAAATAGAGAAATCTTGTTATatttactaataataatttaaaaaaactccTTTTCGCTTTATAAGACGTCGTTTACAGTTCACATAAGACTAAATTAGGGTCTGGTTCAGTAAAGATGACCATCAAAACAACAGTTTAAAAGATGGGTTTGAAACTGTTGTATATGtgtactaaggctgcatttatttgatcaaaaatacagtaaaaacagtgatgttgtatataagttaatttttttgagcttgttcagtgtcacatgatccttcagaaatcattttaagagGCTggtttggtgcttaagaaatcatttattgttgttatcagTGATGAAAATGTTTGTGCTGCTTATTAGTTTTGTGGAAGCTGAGAGGAAAGAGggaagaattaaaaaaatgttcaaataaaaaatattttggttccATTCTTAGCACTAAATGGCTCAcaggatttgtttttgtttttttgcgctTTGTTATCCTTTTTTGGTGCTTTAAAGTCACTGTCTgtattcattgtatggaaaatagAAGCATGAATAgaaggttgtttttttgttgttgctttacaTAAGAAATAAGAcgaaaataatttggatttttgAATCACATGTGGATAATTACACAATGACGGACTGTTTTGGGTGACCAACGCTGTTAAAAGCATAATTATGCTTTAAAGATGACTGTCATATGATTTATTTGAACCTAGTTTGTCCTCTATGGTTGTGTAGGAGTGGTGATGAGTCAGACAACACTCAGTCCTGCTGTGACCATCACCACAGTCAGTGTAAGCTTGAGCACTACAGGGCCCAGCTGCTCCGGCCTCAACACCTCCACCTGCACGGCCTGCGCTCCTGGCTCTTATTATGATAACGGTGGGTGCTTTTTGTGTGTTAAGAATGTGAATTTGGGTTCATTTTGGTTTCATGTTGCCTTAAAAGTTGAAGTTGACTCAtgcactttctctctctgtgttttcagAAACTCTGTTGTGCTCCTGCTGTCCCGAGGCAGGCCTGTGTGTGTTACCTGGAGCCTGTCTTCTGTGCGTCCAGGGTTTCTATCAGCCTCTAGCAGGACAGCAGGGCTGTGTGCCCTGTTCATCTGGGTTTTACAGCAAGTGAGAGGAGAAAGTATTACTCTGTTGTATATTTAAAGCATAAGCAATCTTTCTATGCCAAACTtgctttaataattttttcattagtGTCACTGGAAGCCCTGTCTGCCAGCCGTGTCCTACTGGGTCCTACAGCAATAACACAGGCTCTGCTTCCTGTACAGCATGTGCACCAGGTAACAAGTGatatgtcattcattcattcagttatttctttttatttttattttttgctttatgtAAATAAATTGACACATTGAGGGTGaagaaaaaatatgcaaatacatattaaaatatattgtgggGTAATTagaatttgtatttcttttattttaatatatatgtgtttaatatatacgtatgtgtatatatatatatatatatacatatgtatgtatgtatttgtgtgtgtgtttgtgtattatgATATAACACTGgaatcattaaaattattatttttcatataaaagTATACCTatccataaaaatataaaactacgTAAGTATTATATACCTTACTTTTATGAGATGTAAAATGtaatctgaaatattttaataagcatttgaaaataaataaataaattatatatatatgtttttttctcctTATTGCTTCAGGTTTCTACACATCTTTGCAAAATTCAACATCCTGTAACCCATGTCCACAAGGCACATCCTGCAAGTAAGTTCCTTTTCTGAACATTGCAACATAAAAACTACATCTCAGGCTTTGAGTAatatgcacttttatttttatttgtgtacacttgttacattttttttatgaagaaattaaacattgtatatttcataacatttagTTATTGTATGtgtgcgcatatatatatatatatatatatatatatatatatatatatatatatatatatatacatacaaactgCTAATaggccaatcacatggcagcagctcaatgcatttaggccataggattcgcatcatggatgtgcagccgacaaatctgcagcaacttcttgatgctatcatgtcaatatccaacaccttgttgaatctatgccatgaagacttacatttacagttacatttagtcatttagcagacgcttttatccaaagtgacttacaaatgaggacagtggaagcaaaaacaacaaaagagcaatgatatataagtgctataacaagtctcagttagcttaaagggttagttcacccagatagcaaaattatgtaattaataacttaccctcatgtcgttccaaaccagtaagacctccgttcatcttctgaacacagtttaagatattttagatttagtccgagagctctcagtccctccattgaaacactgtgtacggtctactgtccatgtccagaaaggtaagaaaaacatcatcaaagtagtccatgtgacatcagagggtcagttagaatttgttgaagcatcgaaaatacattttggtctaaaaatagcaaaaactatgactttattcagcattgtcttctcttcagtgtctgttgtgagagagttaaaaaaaaagcagctggatatccggttcgtgaacgaatcattcagttcaccaaatcgaactgaatagtttgaaacggttcacgtctccaatacgcattaatccacaaatgacttaagctgttaacttttttaatgtggctgacactccctctgagttcaaacaaaccaatatcccggagtaattcatgtactcacacagtacactgactgaactgctgtgaagagagaactgaagatgaactccgagccgagccagataagaagaatcgaggagctgatgttactgtgcatgtgtgattcagcgtgaagcagactgacacacagagcgcatgaaccgaactgattcttttggtgattgattctgaactgattttgtgctaatgttatgagcgcgggtaaaccgaaggcttgaatcaagggcaatcatcgcaaatgacgccattatacgtcaagtgcaaaagaaccggtgaaccgttttcttcaaccggtttattgaatcgaactgtccgaaagaagtactggtgatccgaaaaccgatgccaccggttcttgactcgtgaacgagtcagtcttttgttcattatctggctcggctcggagttcatcttcagttctctcttcacagcagttcagtcagtgtgctgtttgagtgcatgcattactccgggatattggtttgtttgaactcagagggagtgtcagccacattaaaaaagttaacagcttaagtcatttgtggattaatgcgtattggagacgtggaTCCAgactgttttgttttgaactctctctcacaacagacacgaaagagaagacaatgctgaataaagtcgtcgtttttgctatttttggaccaaaatgtattttcgatgcttcaacaaattctaactgaccctctgatgtcacatggactactttgatgatgtttttcgtacctttctggacatggacagtagaccgtacacacagcttcaatggagggactgagagctctcggactaaatctaaaatatctaaaactgtgttcaaaaataaacggaggtcttacgggtttggaacaacatgagggtaagttattaatgacataattttgcaatctgggtgaactaaccctttaacacagtacatgtagcaagggcttttaaataatataataaaataaaaccgaTAGAAtcgaaaaagaatagagcaagctagtgttagaggtcttttttatttataattgtataataaataaaaagaaaatagaatacaaaaatattagaaatgtagttagattttatttttatttttaaagaatagaattagaatagtgagtgttaaagttagagggtcaaataaagatggaagagatgggtattaagccgattcttgaagatggctaaggactcagctgctcagattgcacttgcagaacgcaagcttctagagggcacataagtctgaagtaacaaatttaggtaaatgggtgcagagccagtgttagttttgtaggcaaacatcaatgccttgaattttatgcgagcatcTATTGGAagtcagtgcaaattgataaacagaagtgtgacatgtattcttttcggctcattaaaaattcatCTTGCTGCCGCTGTTCTGGATTAAttttaaaggtttgatagaattggctggaagacctgccaagagggcattgcaatagtccagccacagaacaagagcttgaacaaggagttgtgcagcatgttcagaaagaaagggcttgatcttcttgatgttgaataaagcaaatctgcaggatcggacagttttagcaatgtggtctgagaaagtcagctgatcatcaatcataactccaaggtttctggctgtttttgaaggagttatggttgctGTGCCTAACTTGATAATGAAGACTTAAGGcaattctgaaggcaaaagggggtccaacccggtactagcaaggtgttcctaataaagtggccattgagtgtatgtgtgtgtgtgtgtgtgtgtgtgtatatatatatatgtatatatgtatgtatgtatatgtgtgtgtatgtttatgtagATTTAGTTTTGATGCAGTTTTGGAAAGGTTAAATTATATGGCTATTAATAAGCCACCTCTTTTTATACACTTGATGAAGTTCTCTTTGTTGACTTGTTAAATTTTAATGCTGTGCTTTGTATTCCTAGTATGTCAGTGGTCAGAATTTGTtgtcaaagagttttctttgttCATTTGCTAGTTCCTCCAGCTGTACTCAGTGCCAGGTCTGTCCCGCAGGCTCAGAGGCTCTACAGACCGCTTCCAAAGAATGTACGCCTTGTCGCCCAGGTATCTTCTTCTTTTAGCCACATTGCTTACTCAAATTATATGAAAATCCAAGCTAATCAAATGTAGTTTTGTGATATAATCTCTGGAGACAGATAAATCCCAGTTACTCAGAAATATGATAGACATGATAAAATTGATCATATCAGCGTGATACAAGTTCAGTTCAGtgatacaagtttttttttttttttggacaggaATGCACAAGCCTTTCAAACAAACCAAGTGTCAGATCTGCCACAGTGGTTTTTATCAGATCCACTGGGGCCAAGAGAACTGTGACCTGTGTCCTGAAAACCACTACTGCCCAGTGAGTGATTAGTTCCTctaagcgcacacacacacatacactcagacAGTCTTTACTGTTAACACTGGACTTTGTGGTTTACTCTTTCTACATGCAATTTTATACTGTAGGTTTTTTTAATACTTCCTTGTTTATCCAAGAAAATAAAtgttcctctgtctgtctgtagagTCCTGATGTAAATCCGATCCTGTGTCCCACTGATGCGTTCTGTCCTGAGGGCAGCACGACTCCTGGTTACTGCATGGAGACCTTCTTCAGAAAGGCAGGGGAGACGTGTGAACTTGCTCCTGTTACCATTGCACTGCTTGTTATTGGAGGAGGAGGTATAAATGTTTACATCACACACCAAAATTAGAAAAACTTCAAGTTTCACAGATAAAAGTCTTTTTGCTAAGCTACTCCTCTTTATATACACACATCAGCAACATTTCGGCAGAATTTCAACAGCCACTGTGAAAAATCTGTGGTGtatattgtcaatagtgtagcgaTGGATAAAGCACAGTTCACACAGAAATCACTTTTAAACCAAGCAGCTTTTTGCTCGTCAATGAGTCCATGATTAACCGTTATGAAATCTGTTGGGAAATCTTTTGCTCTCATCATGCAAAATTACAGATCAAGAGTCCCTCAAACATTTGCTGAACAGTGGTGAACATACTCGGTCACACAAGCTGAAATTATTAAGTCGATCAGTATTAGATTTTAAGATTGATTTATGGTGGGGCTTAGCAAAAG harbors:
- the nt5c1ab gene encoding cytosolic 5'-nucleotidase 1A; amino-acid sequence: MNKPLMKEMHTFGEQETSNQSSPSKKPTPPKPQNAITIAVSSRALFNMDREQDIYEQQGMEDYLKYQIQHEIEPFAPGPALPFIKAVEAVNTRLRELYPDSEELFDVVLMTSNHAHVGLRLINSINHYQLFIERFCMTGGNSLIGYLKAYHANLYLSADSMKVREAIEEGIAAATVFSPGKITELSETQLRVAFDGDAVLFSDESEIIYKAHGLDKFYEHEKAHENKPLDHGPLKGFLEALGKLQQKFYAKGQRLDCPIRTYLVTARSAASSGTRALKTLRSWGLETDEALFLAGAPKGPMLEKIRPHIFFDDQMFHVKGAAELGTVAAHVPYGIAQKSQSKTARDVKKDMPE
- the LOC132113002 gene encoding signal peptide, CUB and EGF-like domain-containing protein 2 is translated as MERLGVWSVLATACVLGVVMSQTTLSPAVTITTVSVSLSTTGPSCSGLNTSTCTACAPGSYYDNETLLCSCCPEAGLCVLPGACLLCVQGFYQPLAGQQGCVPCSSGFYSNVTGSPVCQPCPTGSYSNNTGSASCTACAPGFYTSLQNSTSCNPCPQGTSCNSSSCTQCQVCPAGSEALQTASKECTPCRPGMHKPFKQTKCQICHSGFYQIHWGQENCDLCPENHYCPSPDVNPILCPTDAFCPEGSTTPGYCMETFFRKAGETCELAPVTIALLVIGGGVGLLFIIVLVLRKRRDNDSELSLARTPLLRKDHPPGHFYGIPCDAEPVYAGW